The following are encoded in a window of Rhinatrema bivittatum unplaced genomic scaffold, aRhiBiv1.1, whole genome shotgun sequence genomic DNA:
- the LOC115081580 gene encoding zinc finger protein 850-like translates to MKENYETLISLASDKITQNIKEENDAEYPVEVGLIPRESGNACENASQGTERGNTRSSLQELDKKLRYSAGDSPDGVTECERDSTIIPMHQRHLCAERTFQSNNHDLMTSDLQPREGKGKKSFLCDSCGKSFDKESHLILCQKSHILKIPILCNQYEKSISQRNNLNVHLSIHRRERAFPCIECSKSFMCKDELRQHKKMHSRERPFSCSKCTQSFFSENMLISHQKICTGDRPFLCTECGKCFSRKTHLSQHQKIHTGEKKFSCTECSKSFIMRTYLSQHQKIHIGERPFTCTECGKCFSTKTHLSRHQKMHTGEKNFSCTECGKSFTTKTSLSHHHKIHTGEKPFTCTECGKSFIAKYKLILHQKIHTGERPFSCSECGKCFSVKAYLSRHQKMHTGEKNFSCTECSKSFITKTDFSRHQTIHTGEKPFTCTECGKCFSRKTFLSRHQKMHTGEKNFSCTECRKCFTTKASLLQHHKIHTGERPFICTECGKSFIIKHKLILHQKIHTGERPFSCTKCGKCFIRKRDLSQHQKIHTGERPFKCTECGKSFSSKYILIAHERIHKGERPFTCTECGKNFITKYILILHQKIHTGERRFNCTECGNCFSTKTHLSQHKKMHTGEKYFSCTICSKRFTMKTNLSQHQKIHTGERPFLCTECGKSFITKYTLNLHQKIHTGERPFSCSKCGKRFIRKAHLSQHQKIHTGEKNFSCTECGKGFTTKTSLSHHHKIHTGEKPFTCTECGKNFIAKYKLILHQKIHTGERPFSCSECGKCFSVKAYLSRHQKMHTGEKNFSCTECSKSFITKTDFSRHQTIHTGERPFICTECGKCFSRKTFLSRHQKMHTGEKNFSCTECRKCFTTKASLLQHHKIHTGERPFICTECGKSFIIKHKLILHQKIHTGERPFSCTKCGKCFIRKRDLSQHQKSHTGERPFKCTECGKSFSSKYILISHERIHKGGRPFTCTECGKSFISKYILILHQKIHTGERRFNCTECGNCFSTKTHLSQHKKMHTGEKYFSCTICSKRFTMKTYLSEHRKIHTGERPFPCTECGKSFITKYTLNLHQKIHTGERPFSCSKCGKRFIRKAHLSQHQKMHTGERPFSCSECGKSFIRKDMLISHQKIHTGERPFSCSKCSKSFIRKDMLLSHQKIHMRETIYMY, encoded by the exons atgaaggagaattatgagaccctgatCTCCCTCG CAAGTGATAAGATCACACAGAATATAAAGGAGGAGAATGATGCAGAATATCCTGTGGAAGTAGGACTGATCCCAAGAGAATCAGGAAATGCCTGTGAGAATGCTTCACAGGGGACAGAGAGGGGGAACACAAGGAGTAGTCTACAGGAATTGGACAAGAAACTGAGATACTCTGCAGGAGACTCACCGGATGGAGTCACTGAGTGTGAGAGGGACAGCACAATCATCCCTATGCATCAGCGACACTTATGTGCAGAGAGAACTTTCCAGAGTAATAACCATGATCTAATGACTTCTGACCTCCAACcgagggagggaaaagggaagaaatcctttctgTGTGACTCATGTGGAAAAAGCTTTGATAAGGAATCACATTTAATATTATGCCAGAAATCACATATACTCAAAATTCCAATTCTATGCAATCAATATGAGAAAAGCATCAGTCAGAGGAACAATCTAAATGTCCACCTAAGTATTCACAGAAGAGAGCGAGCCTTTCCCTGCATTGAATGCAGCAAAAGCTTCATGTGCAAGGATGAGCTAAgacaacataaaaaaatgcacagtagagagagGCCATTCTCATGTTCTAAATGTACACAAAGCTTTTTTAGTGAGAACATGCTAATATCACATCAGAAAATCTGCACAGGGGACAGACCATTCttatgtactgaatgtggaaaatgtttcagtaGAAAGACACACCTCTCccaacatcagaaaatccacacaggagagaaaaaaTTCTCATGCACAGAATGCAGTAAAAGTTTCATTATGAGGACATACCTCtcacaacaccagaaaatccacataggagagagaccatttacatgtactgagtgtggaaaatgtttcagtaCAAAAACACACCTCTCAAGACACCAGAAAATGCACACAGGAGAGAAAAATTTCTCAtgcactgaatgtggtaaaagtttcactACGAAGACAAGCCTCTCACACCACCACAAAATACACACAGgcgagaaaccatttacatgtactgagtgtggtaaaagcttcattGCTAAGTATAAACTAATCTTGCACCAGAAAATCcatacaggagagagaccattctcatgtagtgaatgtggaaaatgtttcagtGTAAAGGCATACCTCTCTCGACATCAGAAAATGCACACAGGAGAGAAAAatttctcatgtactgaatgcaGTAAAAGTTTCATTACAAAGACAGACTTCTCACGGCACCAGACAatacacacaggagagaaaccatttacatgtactgagtgtggaaaatgtttcagtaGAAAGACATTCCTCTCACGACATCAGAAAATGCACACAGGAGAGAAAAATTTCtcatgcactgaatgcaggaaATGTTTCACTACAAAAGCAAGTCTCTTACAACACCacaaaatccacacaggagagaggccatttatatgtactgagtgtgggaaaagcttcattaTTAAGCATAAACTAATCTTGCACCAGAAAATTCACACAGGAGaacgaccattctcatgtactaaatgtggaaaatgttttattaGGAAGAGAGACCTCtcacaacaccagaaaatccacacaggagagagaccatttaaatgcactgagtgtgggaaaagcttcagtaGTAAGTATATACTTATCGCACATGAGAGAATCCACAAAGGAGAAAGACcctttacatgtactgagtgtgggaaAAACTTCATTACTAAGTATATACTAATCttgcaccagaaaatccacacaggagagagacgaTTTAATTGTACTGAATGTGGAAATTGTTTCAGTACAAAGACACACCTCtcacaacataagaaaatgcacacaggagagaaatatttctcatgcacTATATGCAGTAAAAGATTCACTATGAAGACAAACCTCtcacaacaccagaaaatccatacaggggagagaccatttctatgtactgagtgtgggaaaagcttcattaCTAAGTACACACTAAACttgcaccagaaaatccacacaggagagagaccattctcatgttcCAAATGTGGAAAAAGGTTCATTAGGAAGGCACACCTCtcacaacaccagaaaatccacacaggagagaaaaatTTCTCATGCACTGAATGCGGTAAAGGTTTCACTACGAAGACAAGCCTCTCACACCACCACAAAATACACACAGgcgagaaaccatttacatgtactgagtgtggtaaaaacTTCATTGCTAAGTATAAACTTATCTTGCACCAGAAAATCcatacaggagagagaccattctcatgtagtgaatgtggaaaatgtttcagtGTAAAGGCATACCTCTCTCGACATCAGAAAATGCACACAGGAGAGAAAAatttctcatgtactgaatgcaGTAAAAGTTTCATTACAAAGACAGACTTCTCACGACACCAGacaatccacacaggagagagaccatttatatgtactgagtgtggaaaatgtttcagtaGAAAAACATTCCTCTCACGACATCAGAAAATGCACACAGGAGAGAAAAATTTTtcatgcactgaatgcaggaaATGTTTCACTACAAAAGCAAGTCTCTTACAACACCacaaaatccacacaggagagaggccatttatatgtactgagtgtgggaaaagcttcattaTTAAGCATAAACTAATCTTGCACCAGAAAATTCACACAGgagagcgaccattctcatgtactaaatgtggaaaatgttttattaGGAAGAGAGACCTCTCACAACATCAGAAAAGCCACACAGGAGAGCGACCATTTAAATGCactgagtgtgggaaaagcttcagtaGTAAGTATATACTTATCTCACATGAGAGAATCCACAAAGGAGGAAGACcctttacatgtactgagtgtgggaaaagcttcattaGTAAGTATATATTAATCttgcaccagaaaatccacacaggagagagacgaTTTAATTGTACTGAATGTGGAAATTGTTTCAGTACAAAGACACACCTCtcacaacataagaaaatgcacacaggagagaaatatttctcatgcacTATATGCAGTAAAAGATTCACTATGAAGACATACCTCTCAGAACACCGGAAAATCcatacaggagagagaccatttccatgtactgagtgtgggaaaagcttcattaCTAAgtatacactaaacttgcaccagaaaatccacacaggagagagaccattctcatgttcTAAATGTGGAAAAAGGTTCATTAGGAAGGCACACCTCTCACAACACCAGAAAatgcacacaggagagagaccattctcttgttctgaatgtggtaaaagctttattCGGAAGGATATGCTAATatctcaccagaaaatccacacaggagagagaccattttcatgttctAAATGTAGTAAAAGCTTTATTCGGAAAGATATGCTACTATCTCATCAGAAAATCCACATGAGAGAGACCATTTACATGTATTGA